The genomic stretch CGGACTCCATGGCACTGGAGTCGGAGCACGCGTTGCCGCCGGGCGCTTTTGTTTGCGCTCACTGTCATCTCGTCCATGAGGACCGCCAAGCGTGGGATCATGCACACTTGCGTTTCTGGCCATGCTCTCGCTGCGGTCTCGTGCACTTGGAATACATGCTCCTCGCCATGCTTTACTGCCTCGACGAGTTCGACTACAAGGTTTTCATCCCCGATCTGGACAAAGTCGTGATGCATGGCAACAGTATCAAGTTTGATCCACAAGTGCTCAAGATGCTTGACGAGAAGTGCGAACATGAGCTCGCTGCCAGGAAGGATGACGGCACAGCAACGGTAAGATAACAACCTTTACTTCTAATTAGTTAATTCTTGCAAGGAAAATAACAGCAACAATGTCTATACTAATGAAGAACACAGCAACGTTCTAAAGCTTCCAATATCTAATTAGTAGCTTTTTCTCTCTACAATGCAGCAAGTGTAATCTCAGCTTCATCTAGCAAGGATGGTGGGCACGAGATAGAAGTTGGCAGGTTGTTGCCTTTCTTCTTCATTGCTTCTATTAAAACAGTTTGTAGTGTTACAAAGATGTGGTTTGCTTTACGTGGACAATAATCCATGATTGCCTACAAAAATCAGTGATGAAATTAGTTGTTGGCATGATGAAAAATGTGTGAACAATTTGATCAATCATGTGTGAACACTACCTTTTGCACGGCTGGAACTAGGTCTTGAATAGTTTTTGCATTCTTTTTGTATTGAATTGCTTGAATTGCTCGAAAAAACCCCAAGTCCAAAATGTTGAAATCAGGAGAATTTGGTGGTTGAGAAATGAGTTGAATATCAAAACCATCTCTCTTTGCATGCTCACAAAACAATGGATCATCCAACTTTAAATGTGAAGGTGCATTGTCTTGTTGAATGAAAATAAGATTGCCCACATCTTCTCTTGGCCACTTGGCTCTAATAGCCAGCAAGACTTGGTTAATCATGAATTCTCTAATGACATCTCTTGTGATACTTGTAATGGGCTTCATAACCATATCTCCACGGACACGGCCGGTTATTGCATTACTTCTTTGAGCCGGTTCATAAGTGACAAGAGGAGAACATCCAATTCTACCATAAAAAATGCACTCTTCATCTCTAAACCTCGGCCGAGCACAAACACACAAAAACATGAGCCTAGGGATGTAGTTTTTGTTCTTACAAGTCCTATGTGGATCGTCTTCTTCGGGGAGCAAGTAATACTTTTCAGATTTTTGGGTGAGGTAGAATCGTTTTTCATCAATGAAGACAAAGTCAAAAAAATCCTTAAACCTTGGATCACCACTCAACCCCCTCTCAATCATGTCAATACACCACTTTAACCTAGTCTTTTTATTACCTTCAGTGAGATAGGGCTTGATGCTACTAGAATGGCGCCTTAGCAAACCTCTTCTCAAATACCTTTGCACCTTCCATTTGCTAATGTTTAGTTTGGCACAAACATCTTGTATGGTCATCCTTTCCTTCAGAGGAATGTCACGCAAGGTTTCCAAATCAATAGGAATTGCCTTACGACCAACTCTACTCTTTTTTAAACTAGAGACCACAACCGGGATGGAGTTTGCAAGTTGTGTTTTACCTCTCCTCCATATGCGCTGAACTGTCCGAAGGTGTAGATCAAATTGATCAGCAATAATCTGGGTATCTTTCTTGTGGAGTATCCCGTTATTGCTTCTAGCCAACAACGCTTGATAAACTTGCTTTCTCAAATCTTCTGACATCTCTTTCCTTCGGTGGTGCACTTGAACATTAGCCTTGGCAACATGttctatttcaaaaaaaaatattatcatcCTCCAGTACAGGCTCAGTCGAAAAGCAAGGAAGCAAGGAAGCAAACTTACCGATATCATTATCATTCTCCAGTACAGGCTCGTTGAGGTCTAACCTAGTGTTGCCTTCTCCAGCTTCCGGTACAGGCACGTTTAGATCGAAGGTAGCAAGTGAGCTGACCATTTGTGCAAGTGTTTTGTTTGTGCTTGTTAATTTGCAGCCGGTCGGGCGTATAAATACGAACTTGGCGTGGAAAAACGTCCAGCGAGCGCGCAGCTAGGCGTCCAGGGCGCGTTCAACAAAACGCGAAAAAACTAAGCGCGCTATCGACGGAAAAACGGAAAAAGACGCGCCCAGGCACCAGCGTGCACGTCCAGTCCACCGTTGGTTTGTTTCTCATATGAAACATACCGCAATTGCATTTAATAGGGGTAGACAGGGAGAACTTACCCCTAATTAATGACTCCTTGGTATGCACAATCATGTTCTAAATGACTTCTAATACcagtacggagggagtacgcaCGTATTGAGCAAATTAGCATTCTGTTACAAGATTTTGTGACCAATATGGGGGTTTGTGGCTTTATGGCCACCTATTATAATTTATAGGTGCTATCATTTGCACCTATCTTAATAATCTATGTCCCATAGAGCGTGGAGTATATATACATGATCTGTTTATAGCTAGTGTTTGGTGGTGGTACCCTTTTGTGTTATTCCCACTTGCaacttgctagttgctactaCTCGAACATACATTGGACGAAGTACAAGTTGCACGGCTACTCTCCTCTTTCTTTCGTTAAAGCTAGGAATCATGAAGATTTGGGCACGAGTAAATGCGTTTATGGAGATCCCTTGCTATAGGTCGCGAAAAGTTTAGAAGTCTAGGAAGCACAGTGGCACCAATCATATGAGACCAGATTTGTTTAGGACTAAGGTTCTGCGTCGTTGCATCTAAAAATGTTCTACGTTGATCAATGCTCCTTTTTCTTGCGTGGGGATTAATGCTCCCTTTGCTTGTAGGAGACAAAAAGGTGATGATAAGAATGTGCAAATCGGATATTCCCTGTTCACTACACTTTGGGCAAGGACATTAGTTAATACCCCATCTTCTAATTAAGCATAAACAGTTtactctctctcacacacagtAGTTAGCACATATCCATATTTAGTCTTGAGACGGTCAGAGTTTCTCTCTCTCGCACACACACACTGTAACTCTCAATTGTTGTAATCTATCACAAGTGTTGCCTCATACTTCTAAAGTTTAGTTTATAAGACAATTACTTTATGAAACAATGATCTCTTACCCTCTGCTTCACGTTCTAAAAAAAGTGGTTTATAAGACTGCTAACATGTAGCTGTGTAATTATCTTTCCGGTTTAAACTAGATATCATAGATTTGTTTTAGACACAAGGCTGAAGGCGGATGATGGTTTTGGACACGAGTCGAACGGAGAGAGATTCAGGCCACCGTCAGTCAAATTGACGCTACTTGTGTCCCGCAGTACCCATAATAAAGAGCTAATAAATCAGGTTTCAGGTGTGCATGTAACGCACTAGTACACAAAATAGATCTTCATGTGTTTCTGTACTAGTAGGATGCATGCACTCCATTACATTGATCGTTGTTTCTGGTCTTGAGAGCTCGCATGACAATGCATCATGCATTTTGATTATGTGACCAATGTCCCAATAATGGAATTGATCAGTACTGTACGCTGCTCTGCTTTGGACCCTTCACGTCGGCCGACCACCCGAcaccggcggcggtggtcgcGCTGAACAGTGAACGCAAGGTTCTGCCTTTTCTTCCGTCTTTTTGGCCTGGAGCCACCAGTggcagccgccgcccctcagCCGAGCAGTTTCATTCGCGACCGGCTACCTAAACTCCAGTGATCGGTCGATCGAGCCTTGCATGTGAGCAGAGGACGCCGGTGGCCAAAGCCCAGCTATAGGTCTGTAGCTACAGCTACGACATCTAGTCCACTTGGCGGAATCTGCCTCTTTGAATTGGTGAAAAAACAGCTCTATCAAATCTGAACTTTATACTGCGACAAATCTGCCGGAGCAACTTGCATGAACGATGAGCTCCTTTCCGCCCACCGTACCGGCAGTGGCGCGGTGGCGAAGGCAGGATTGAAGTGGTGGGGTGGGGgctctccttttcttcttcctcgttcCTCTccgttccttcttcttcctcctcaaaTTTGTAGGAGGGCTCCATGGGATTCACGGCGGTAGGGAGGCTCGAGCCCCTCCCGACCTACTGCTGGATCCGCCCCTTCATACAAGCACCCGAGTACGAGATAAATTCAGTCCAGTACGGACAGAGGCGCTTCAACTGGCTGATTTCTCTATGGGGAAAAATGGTCGAGAGAATCAGTACCAGGATTCTTATTCTGGCAATTTGCGTTATTATTGGCACCCAAAACATGAAAAGAATTACTACTCGCCACCTAGCTAAGGAACCTGAAGTGCATAAGTATGGCGATAGAGTGATAGATTCTATTGGCACAGATTCTTCTCGTGCGTAAGATATCTTATTTTTGGAGAACCTGGTTGGAAACGATTACATTTTTCTTTCAAATCTCATCTTCCGGTTTATTGCAAATTGCAAGATATTAAAAAATCATGTCGTTTGGTAGCACAATGATCGAAACCTGTCAAGAATTTTTCCTTTTGGAAAGTATCTGTCGAGTAACTAGGCGCAtctaatttgatttttttagtgAAAACTACCTGTGTaggttaagggggtgtttggatagcaggtgctaaactttagcagtgtcacatcggatattcggatgctaattaggaggactaaacacgagctaattataaaactaattgcacagatgaagtctaatttgcgagacgaatctattaaacctaattaatttatcattagcaaatggttactgtagcaccacattatcaaattatggactaattaggcttaatagattcatctcgcgaattagactctatctgtgcaattagttttgtaattagcctatgtttaatactcctaattagtatccaaacatccgatgtgacgggtgctaaactttagcaccttggagccaaacagcccctaagtcTCTGAAACAACGAGGCATCTCGAAAGTGCTAATAGGATACAGTGTGTACGTAGTATTAAAAACCATGTGTCTACTGTGTTTAAGAAACAAAGGAATTATATTGTCCTTGTGGACGGAAGCCACGCATATGCACAAGGACATTTTATCAATATAGTATGAATTCATAAATAGATGGTGCTCGTAGTTGAGCCAGGCGGGCCCTGTTGTTTCGTGTCGTCCTACGTTGGCACCTTCCTCTAGAGAGATGCTTGGCCGCATGCGCGCTGACAAACCTCAGCTCCACGGAACCGCGGGTGCCGATAGGATACGCTAATAAGGCCGACGGGTCCCTGCCAGGCCGCCACTGCACCGACGGTGTGTATGTCAACATGGCGGCAGCTGGTTTCGCCGCCATCTCGGCGCACGGTTTTGCTCGGCCGGCGCGGTTTTTCGTTGGTGCCCCCGACCGCGTGCGCGCCCCCGCCCCTCGGCAGCGGCGGAAAACGACGGGAACATGTGCCCCTGCCGCTAAATTATTTGGCCCGGGGGGCACCTAATCATCATGCGACCGATGCGCGCGCGCACCAACTCCTCCGATCCGCGCAGCTTCGACGTGGAAAGGGGCTCTTGGCTCCTGGCACGGTCGAGGGCAGGGCAGCCACCGGGCAGGCTGCAGGTCGCGTCCTTTTCCCTCGGCTGGACCGGTCGGCCAATTGGCGCCCCGGCCTCGCCGAGATGCATGCACCGCGGGGCCGGGTTACCGATGAATATGGTTCACTCCAACAAACCCAACCATGGTACCGATCGACCTACGAAATATGATATACTTGCTAGACAATATGCTAGTACTATAAGTTGTTGCATACAGGCCAAATTAAACGACGACTAAAGGCGGATGGACCATGCTCGATCGAATATAGAAAACAGGCAAATCAAACAGAAAGGTTGGACCATGTTCGAATGGAATACCAAAATCATTGATATTTTATATTCTCGAATAAAATTCAACGCCAGTTCGAACTCAACTTGGTCCGATCCGTTTACTTTAAAAAGGTATTCCCTCGCTGGTCCCAAATGTGTGTCTATAGACTAAATATTAAGTCCACCGCAAATCCAATACATGTTTGTTTCATTCTTCCATAACTGCCTTATTTAAATACATCCAATCAATCTCGATGTAAGTATTTTCACCCAATACTTTTTAAAAATGTTTTTATATAAACACAGTCATAATACCTAGTACCACCACAGCGTGCGCGCGCGCACGTATACAAAAGACTGGTATGTACATGTAGATATCAAGATTAATGAAGTTGCTACAAGCACCTCGTTATCAAGGAGGTAGACAACCACTAAAAAGATAACCAGGATTAACCCATCATTACTGTAATACAAACTCGTGTATAATGGATATCTCGATCAACCGCTGTTTTGTGGAGCCATTCAAACAATAAGTGACCCTATCAAACAGTCAGTGACCCTATTACTTAGTTGGTCGTGCATTAAGACATCTGATGACTTAGCATGAAGGTTTACGTggtttggcaaaaaaaaaaagtgttcaGCCCTATGTAATACTAGGGTTATATTCCATAGAATAAAGTGCACCGACTTTCCCTAAATTTGTCCAGGGTATCAATTAGGTCCCTAGGTCCCTAAAGTATTAACTTTATATCTAGGTCCCTAACCTAATAAATGGTTCACCCAAGATCCAATCATCTCCAATTGGTGCTGATCTTGTGTGGCATCCATGTCATCCAACAACAAAAATCCTGTGAaacccacatgtcatcctctaaTAAGTCCCAACATACACCATTGTATTAATTAATGATTTTTGCATGTTAAGTGGTGTAATTAACAAGTATGGTGTTCCAGATCTGCAAATTACTAAGGTATTTCTCAATGGGTGTTTTCAACTTTTCATAAATGTTTCGTTCCAATTAAATAAGGTTTCAGCTTAGCTAATATGACGGCATGGCAGAACATTTATGAAAAAAGGGATGGGAGCAGtcatttaggaaaaaaaaaaggatgggaGCAGTTTTATCAAGATGAAACTAGTACTTATTATTTCCAACACGTTGAAAATTAAGTGAAacttgcatagttgcatgtATTTTATCTCCACATGTTTTCATCAACTTCTTATTGGTCACTTAGATGCAACACTTAAATAATATAGTTAGCCTATAAAACAACAAAATGTAATTGTATCATTCTTGAAGTCAAATATCATTAGATGATATCGTATTTTTGAAAGCCAAAATCTTGCAGTGTTATAGGTGACACTAATGAACAAACTTGAGAACTGCTAATGAATTTTACTTGTACCTTTTTTGGCGTAATTTTACTTGTAccttaattttttaatttttatgctaGATCCAAATGAACCCGTATTTGGTATCAAAAGGAGTAGTGAATTGTTACCGTTTTCAAGGTGCTGATGAtaatcttttcttttcctccaaAAGTAACCCACTGAAAACTACGGTTTCAGATTGAAACATTGAGCAGGAAACCTCGCGTGTTTCGCAGAATCGATATCGCACGAGTTTCAGCCCACCACCGGGACAAAACGAGGCTGTAAAGCTGGATGTACACAAGAACAAACAGCTAGCGTTACGAGTGAAGACTGAAGAAGAGCTTTGTTGTGCGTGGAAGACGGAAGGAAACGCCAAGGTGTCACGCGCAGGAGGCCCACACGTACGCGCCGCGGCGGGCCCGGTACGCGCACGCGCGGGCCACCTGGCGTCGAGCTGGGCCGAGCGACGGCGGACGCGTCCAAGGCACCCCCGGCCGGCCGCAGTGGCCCACGCCAGCCGCCTCCCTCCACACAGCCGCAGCTATAAATAGCCGGCTCCCGCCTCCTCACCGCCCACACCAATCATCTCTCCCGACGATCTTCTCTTCCAGTCACTGCTTGGTCAGGATTCTTGTTCCATCTGTAGATCGATTAGGACGTGAGTTCGAGCGATGGCGAAGCCGAGTGTGGGAGTTTCGGAGGTGGGCgtctcggcggcgccggcgcagtcGGCGTGCCCCTGCCCCGGGACGCTGTTCCCGTACCCGCCACCGCGCGGCGCcgggatcgccgccgccgtgcggcgCAAGTGCCTGCAGGTGGAGCTCGGCGCTGGGACGGGGCTGCTGGGCGGCGCCTGGGGCGTCGAGTCGATGCGCGCGTCGTCGCCCACGCACGCCaaggcggccgccgcgctcgccgccggcgtggacGACGAGCGCGCCGCCTGGATGGTGCGGCACCCGTCGGCGCTTGGCAAGTTCGAGCAGATCGTGGCGGCTTCCGAGGGCAAGCGCATCGTGATGTTCCTGGACTACGACGGCACCCTGTCGCCCATCGTGGACGACCCCGACGCCGCCTTCATGAGCGAGACGGTGAGCACTGTGCACTGATCGAGCTCGGCGTTGCGTGCTCGGCACCATCACTACATGTATCTTCCCTGTTAACAATAATTACTACGCGCGCCTCTCTGCTCACACGTATGTGTTGATTGTGACCGCGCGCCGATCAGATGCGGATGGCCGTGCGCAGCGTCGCCAAGCACTTCCCGACGGCGATCGTGAGCGGCCGGTGCCGAGACAAGGTGTTTGAGTTCGTGAAGCTGGCGGAGCTGTACTACGCCGGCAGCCACGGCATGGACATAAAGGGCCCGGCCAAGGCCTCTTCCCGGCACGCAAAGGCCAAGGTGACCACTCGCTCCATCTATCCCTTGTTGACAACCTTTCGCTGCCTCATCAGCCGGTTGATCTAAAGCCGCTTTTTTTTGCCATTACAACGAACAAGCAGGCGAAAGGAGTCCTGTTCCAACCGGCGAGCGAGTTCCTGCCCATGATAGAGGAGGTGCACGAGCGCCTTGCCGAGACGACGCGCTGCATCCCCGGGGCCAAGGTGGAGAACAACAAGTTCTGCGTGTCCGTCCACTTCAGATGCGTCGACGAAAAGGTTCGTTGCGTGCGTGGCCGCAAATGGCCGTCGCTTTCTCATCCCATCCTGCCGTTTTCAGCTTTTTCATGGAGACCCCACCCCCACTGCATTATCATCTCTGGCAAATGGCAACTCCGATCCAAAATCCACGCATAAAGCTCTTTCACCTGCGCACGCACGTCGGCGATCACTACCTAATAGTCCACCGTCCTGCTGATCACTCACGGGCCGTTGTCGTCGTCGACATCTATGCAGATGTGGGGCGAGGTCTCGGAGGCGGTGAAGGGCGTGCTGCGGGAGTACCCCAAGCTGCGGCTGACGCTAGGGCGGATGGTGCTGGAGGTGCGGCCCACCATCAAGtgggacaagggcaaggccctCGAGTTCCTGCTCGAGTCGCTCGGCTTCGCCGACTGCACCAACGTCCTGCCCGTCTACATCGGCGACGACCGCACCGACGAGGACGCCTTCAAggtcctccggcggcgggggcagggcgTGGGGATCCTGGTGTCCAAGCACCCCAAGGAGACGAGCGCCAACTACTCGCTCCAGGAGCCGGCCGAGGTGATGGAGTTCCTGCTGCGCCTCGTGGAGTGGAAGCGCCTCTCCAGGTCTAGGGCCAGGCTCATGAGTCTGCAATGACACGACGCACGCGGCTGGTTCTTGTGACCGTGGACAATGCGGGCGGCGGATGCAAAGCTGATTGCGAGATGGTGCTTTGTGCCAGTAGATATCGGATCTAGCACTGTTTGTACTTTGTACCGTCTCGTTGAGTGCGACTTCTCTGTTTTCCtctcccttctttttttcccccggGGGCCCTAAGGGCTGTATAACGAGCATGTACATTATGTAGCTAATGCTATATATACAAGAGGAGAAGAATCAAGTAACCAAGAGCAAGTTATGAGGGTCGCGTTCCAATCCCTTCATCAGTTTCTCTGAATGATAATGTGGAGTTGTGGACtatggatgcatgcatgcataataaTAGTTGTTAAAATTACATGTTCTCTACGTTTATAAGGCAAATCATTGAATCGTTGTTACAATCCAAGGTTCTTCTGACAAGAACCATAGAATGAGTTCAGTTAACTTGGGTCATAAAATCATTCCAACAGAGAATGTTCAATGTAATCGAGATTCTAACAaccatgtgcatgcatggtgcATATATACATGTGGTTGTTTTGCTTCCATCTATTGGTCATCTTTTTTTAGGTGCGCCAGAGAAATGATTATTTGGTGCAGGGCTAATTAGCACCGATCTGCCAAAGTACATAATTGGCCTTGTTGTTAGGACAGCTAGCACCTTGCTCACATGGTCGGAACACTGCGGTCCTGCCTTTCTCCGATGGATCCGACGTGTACTCGTTTTTGTCTTGTTGCCAATATCTGTCATGGACTCATGGTCCAAGTGCCATCAGTCTTTGCCTACTTATTATATGTGCGCGAGTGACGCTTCAATTCATCGCGTACGGTCTGCGTAGGAACTGCTTGTTCAGTTCGCTGACCACTAATTTGTTTGCATCCATCTATGATCAACAGGACGAGACTTCTGTCACTGTCGTCGTTCGCTTCGTTCAGTAGCCACCTGCTAACAACTTTTTATCCTAACAAAAAGTAAAAACACGGCACGTTTGCATGCAACTAGGCAGTGGTTTTCACCGAACCTGTAGCGCCATATCCAAAATGTTTTCAGTCCGTTCAGAGCCGGCTTCAGCTAAGCTAGCTGCATCATTTTGACTGGACTCTTCAGTCCTTGGAGACATGCACTGATCTCCACCGATCCAAACCACGAGATCGACAAAACAAGGTCTCGCCTCCACCCACCCGCGAATAATTCCCACATAAAGGCTCCCCCCATCAAGTTATATATCATGGTCAGGAACCTCGTACCTGAACAGTTTCTTGGATGCCAAAACCTGTCAGAATTTCGCACTGAGCACTGCACCGTCCACTGCAATGATTGTTCAATGCCAATAGCAATAAATACCAAAGCCAATTGAGTCCATATTTACATTGATTCAGTAATCAGTATGGTCGTTCTTCCCAACGACACTAAGCTTCAACCCAAGCAACAATCATTAGCCCTGATCTTTGCCAACAAATGACAGGTGAACTACTAGAAGAGCGATCAAAAAAGGAGTAAAGTTTCTCTTTTTAAGCAAAAGAAGAACTAACGAGAGAAAGAGAGGTGCTCGTATTACCTTTTACCAGCAGGCTAGCATCAGGTACACGTAGGAACTGTGATCTTTGTTCAGAAAGCAAGTCGCAACCAGCACCTACAAACAATCTGGGTCCGGCAAATCTGGATGCAATTATCAGAGCTGCCCTACGTCCTACTAATAACATATCAAAATATCAGTGGCACTTGACAAAATTCCGATAGACATACGTGCGAGTGTTCCAACGCCAGGTCCTTTTCGTCGCTCGACCCAGTGGGATTAAGAATACTCTGATATTTTAATTCACACTGTTTACCGATTTGATTCAAAGCTGAGCCTGATGGTGAGGTGACCCAGCTTTGCACCAACACTAGCCGGTGTACCACATCGAAAGGTGAAGCCACCAATAATCAGCAAGGCGATAGATGGAATCTTGGATAACGCAGCAGCATTCCAGTATAGCGACACACGCATTTTTACCATTTTGAGGATAATGTTCGTTGTGCGCGCGCTTTGTGTGCGGCTTTGAAGCCAAGCCACGAAAGGGATCGGAGCCACCTCCACACTAGCTAGCTGCTCTGGCTGGTGAAGCcggccgtcgtcgcccgtcggaGTAGCTAGCAAAGTGGAATCTATATATCTGTGATGGACGCGTGATCATGAGGTGAGGATCGAGTTGGATTCCACGTCGGAGATGGAGAGGATGGCCATGCGTCGTGCTTGCAATCATATTGGCCGGCCAATGTCTCGGAAGATGGAGGGTGGGCAGGAATTCGGATTGGTTAGCTTTGGTCATCTTCAGAGATTGGTGTATAGTGGCTTCATTCTGCACCTACTGCTGGTATCCTGCCTCCGGAGGTCAAGGCAGGTCTCCTCTTTCACATAAAAGACTACCCAAAGGACTACCCGCTACTACACACTAAGTAGAGAAATGAACTTCCATCCAGCTAGAAAAGTCTCAGTCGTTTTTGGACTCAGGACTAAAGGAGCTTTAGTCTTGTCCAAAAATCAGCTCCGGATTAAAGAGTCcctattagtcccggttgtaatggctaGGAACAACGAGGGAATTTGGTGGAgtatttagtctcggttggtgttaccaaccgagactaaaggtcactcatttagtcctgattggtgtTTCCAATAGGGACTAAAGaatcctttagtcccagttgaaacCAACAACCAGGACTatatcctctctttttttattccCCTGATGGACTCTCTCCGCACTGGCCTTTAATTTATCACCACTACCTTATCctctttcccaacccaccaccGGCCTCTCTCACCCTCcaccgcttcctctcctccctctcctcctctctcctccctccagtGTCTACCGCCGGCGCGGGGCCTCCCCGGCCAGGCCGCCTGACCGCCGACGTGCGGCCCTCCCTAGCCGCCCCCCTAGTCGCCGGCTGCCGTGGGGCCTCCCCGGCTCGCCCCCTGGCCACTGGCCCCCGACGCGCGGGGCCTCCCTGGCCGAGCCCTAGGGTGCTGGCCGCCAATGGCGCGTGgcccgccggccgctgccggcGCACGTGCGGGCGAGATGGCAAGCGGGGGAGCTTTTGGATACGAG from Setaria italica strain Yugu1 chromosome II, Setaria_italica_v2.0, whole genome shotgun sequence encodes the following:
- the LOC101755613 gene encoding probable trehalose-phosphate phosphatase 7; translation: MAKPSVGVSEVGVSAAPAQSACPCPGTLFPYPPPRGAGIAAAVRRKCLQVELGAGTGLLGGAWGVESMRASSPTHAKAAAALAAGVDDERAAWMVRHPSALGKFEQIVAASEGKRIVMFLDYDGTLSPIVDDPDAAFMSETMRMAVRSVAKHFPTAIVSGRCRDKVFEFVKLAELYYAGSHGMDIKGPAKASSRHAKAKAKGVLFQPASEFLPMIEEVHERLAETTRCIPGAKVENNKFCVSVHFRCVDEKMWGEVSEAVKGVLREYPKLRLTLGRMVLEVRPTIKWDKGKALEFLLESLGFADCTNVLPVYIGDDRTDEDAFKVLRRRGQGVGILVSKHPKETSANYSLQEPAEVMEFLLRLVEWKRLSRSRARLMSLQ